Proteins from a genomic interval of Flammeovirgaceae bacterium SG7u.111:
- a CDS encoding PAS domain-containing protein — MPRSQTSYKSLQEQVEKLESENILLQALLKESSIMENYGKAEQLKNGASKGGATSNNDLFVLAADLNKMSVWEWYPKEDLAIPNKYSYELFGFAVNEENNILKRWGERLHPDHAEKAKKDLIDHLMGRSPHYNSDFRYHHPEKGWVWINSLGKVVDRDENGNAIKLIGVSQDITNRKEVEQALKENEFFLNFSQKIGNMGSWLIDMKEGTEHWSEYMFLLHGLPPDRTVPDIQEYLENVHPDDQDNLSCYMDDVMEKKQEPPPIEFRYNRPDTGETLYFLNRITFLDIEKNIIVGVTKDITAERIAQEELNENYAFRNSMINNAAEGLCVFHNCEEFPFVHFTVWNDQMIKLTGYTQEEINELGWYQSLYPNLEVQNKAIIRMGQMREGVDITGEEWTIRTKDGFDKTISLSTSIIKVEDQRVFVMALLSDVTEKERYKKTIERQNKELLLLNATKDKFFSIIAHDLKNPTFHLQNLTEMLSKNYEAMDDSQRMTFLQSLNDSSKKMASLLEDLLIWARSQMGSLNIQPQAFNINDLVKEQLHLVSDLFEEKELSPEMILNNRQFAFADLNCVKTALRNLISNAIKFSNRGGTVTVETSQLKNGTIQVSVTDEGVGIPKERLKTLFQIEHSITTSGTEKEKGTGLGLIISKEFLNKSHSDIWVESKEGKGSCFTFILPSIQKMKKELDKPTACP, encoded by the coding sequence ATGCCTAGGTCCCAAACCTCCTACAAGTCGCTTCAAGAACAAGTGGAAAAATTAGAGTCTGAAAATATTTTACTCCAAGCTTTGCTCAAGGAGTCTTCCATCATGGAAAACTACGGCAAAGCTGAGCAGTTGAAAAACGGAGCTTCTAAGGGCGGCGCTACTTCTAACAACGACCTATTTGTACTAGCTGCAGACCTCAATAAAATGTCGGTATGGGAATGGTATCCCAAAGAAGATTTGGCAATACCAAACAAATACTCATATGAACTTTTTGGGTTTGCAGTAAATGAAGAAAATAATATACTCAAGAGATGGGGCGAACGCTTACACCCTGACCATGCAGAAAAAGCTAAAAAAGATTTAATAGATCATTTGATGGGACGTAGCCCCCATTATAATTCAGATTTCAGGTATCACCACCCTGAAAAAGGGTGGGTATGGATCAACAGCCTAGGCAAGGTAGTAGATAGAGATGAGAATGGAAATGCCATCAAGCTTATAGGCGTAAGCCAAGATATCACCAACCGAAAAGAAGTAGAACAGGCCCTAAAAGAAAATGAATTCTTCCTGAATTTTTCCCAAAAAATAGGAAACATGGGAAGCTGGCTGATTGATATGAAAGAAGGCACAGAACACTGGTCGGAGTACATGTTTTTACTTCATGGCTTACCCCCAGACAGAACTGTTCCAGACATACAAGAATACCTAGAAAACGTACACCCTGACGACCAAGATAACTTGAGCTGTTACATGGACGATGTAATGGAAAAAAAGCAAGAACCACCCCCTATAGAATTTCGGTACAACCGCCCCGATACTGGGGAAACTCTTTATTTTCTTAACAGAATTACATTTTTAGACATAGAAAAAAACATCATTGTAGGCGTAACCAAAGATATTACTGCTGAACGAATAGCCCAAGAAGAGCTAAATGAAAACTATGCCTTCCGCAATTCTATGATCAATAATGCCGCAGAGGGCTTATGTGTTTTCCACAATTGTGAAGAATTCCCTTTTGTCCATTTCACGGTCTGGAACGACCAGATGATCAAACTCACCGGCTACACCCAAGAGGAGATAAACGAGCTGGGTTGGTACCAGTCACTCTACCCAAACCTCGAGGTACAAAACAAAGCCATCATCCGAATGGGGCAGATGCGAGAAGGAGTAGACATTACAGGTGAAGAATGGACCATCCGAACCAAAGACGGTTTCGACAAAACTATTTCGCTATCAACCTCCATCATCAAAGTAGAGGACCAGCGTGTGTTTGTGATGGCTCTCCTTTCAGATGTAACCGAAAAAGAACGCTACAAAAAAACCATTGAGCGGCAGAACAAGGAACTTCTCCTGCTCAATGCTACCAAAGACAAGTTCTTTTCCATCATAGCCCACGACCTCAAAAACCCAACGTTCCATTTGCAAAACCTCACGGAAATGCTTTCCAAAAACTACGAGGCAATGGACGACTCGCAACGAATGACCTTCTTGCAATCGCTCAATGACAGCTCAAAAAAAATGGCTTCCCTCCTAGAGGATTTATTGATATGGGCAAGAAGCCAAATGGGCAGCCTTAATATTCAGCCTCAAGCTTTTAACATCAACGACTTGGTGAAAGAACAACTGCATTTGGTCTCTGACCTGTTTGAGGAAAAAGAGCTTAGCCCCGAAATGATTCTTAACAATAGGCAGTTTGCTTTTGCCGACCTCAACTGCGTAAAAACAGCACTCAGAAACCTCATTTCAAACGCCATTAAATTCTCGAACCGAGGGGGGACAGTTACCGTGGAAACAAGCCAATTAAAAAATGGAACCATACAAGTAAGCGTTACAGATGAGGGAGTCGGCATACCCAAAGAACGTCTCAAAACCCTCTTCCAAATCGAGCATTCCATTACCACATCAGGCACCGAAAAAGAAAAGGGCACGGGCTTAGGGCTAATTATCAGCAAAGAATTTCTAAACAAAAGCCATTCAGATATTTGGGTAGAAAGCAAAGAAGGCAAAGGTAGCTGCTTCACCTTCATCCTGCCATCTATCCAAAAAATGAAAAAAGAACTGGATAAACCAACTGCTTGCCCTTAA
- a CDS encoding FtsX-like permease family protein — translation MLKNYFKVALRGMMSQKVFTFINISGLATGIAACLLILLFVKDEMSYDRYHKNADNIYRVSREWFGQDGKTSLHLGHLAPPFKPLLLNDFEGTILEGVRLLSDGPLITYGEKKIVEEHTFFAEASIFNIFSYEMVKGNPETALSEPNSLVMTESTAQKYFGDEEPIGKMVNYDNLTEMKVTGIIKDVPQNSHFHFDILASFSTVENFFGEEEMMTNFGSNNYSTFLLLPEGYNPDDLESQFPSFLNNHLQTTSNGIKPEQYNKFHLMPLTDIHLHSHLDSEIEANGDIAYIYIYSVVALFILLIAAINFMNLSTARSVKRSKEVGVRKVMGANKLTLIRQFLVESIIVTFLAVILAMVIVTFAMPYFNDFAQKAIDLHLNDPFIWFTLAGVTILVGLMAGSYPAFVLSSFRPIAVLKALPQSGKKGAGLRSALVVLQFTISIALIVGVAIVHQQLDFVKTKSLGFDEANILSLPSSDEIGEQFDMIKEQLEAHPGIVSVSNSSRVPSGRLLDSQGTTAEVGGEMVVINSRIADIHVGHDFFKTYGMEITEGRGFNKEIASDSLDAFVLNESAVNAIGWENPEEAINKKITYGGRTGYLAGIVKDFHFENLRQPIVPIIFLVSPRRNRNVSIKFVPEKRDEVVAMLQEKWSYLRPGHPFDYQVISDRFDQQYGDEERLSELITLFSGLAIIIACLGLFGLASFTAEQRTKEIGIRKVLGASVGQVFMLLIKGIVALVGISLVLASPIAYYFMDQWLGEFAYSTSINLWAFVIAGVVALLIAISTVGYQALKAAIANPVKSLRSE, via the coding sequence ATGCTCAAAAATTATTTTAAAGTTGCCCTCCGAGGCATGATGTCACAAAAGGTTTTTACCTTTATCAATATTTCTGGTCTCGCAACTGGCATAGCCGCATGTTTGCTCATTCTCCTTTTTGTGAAAGATGAAATGAGCTACGACCGCTACCATAAAAATGCTGATAATATTTACCGGGTTTCCCGAGAATGGTTCGGGCAAGACGGCAAAACATCCCTTCATCTCGGTCACCTTGCACCACCTTTCAAGCCCCTTCTGCTCAATGATTTTGAAGGAACGATCCTCGAAGGCGTTCGTCTTCTTTCCGACGGGCCGCTCATTACCTATGGTGAAAAGAAAATAGTAGAAGAGCACACCTTCTTTGCCGAAGCATCTATTTTCAATATTTTCTCTTACGAAATGGTGAAAGGCAATCCAGAAACAGCACTGAGCGAGCCCAACAGCCTCGTAATGACCGAAAGCACTGCTCAAAAATATTTTGGGGATGAAGAGCCCATTGGCAAAATGGTAAATTATGACAACCTGACCGAAATGAAGGTAACTGGCATAATAAAAGACGTACCACAAAACTCACATTTCCATTTTGACATCCTCGCATCTTTCTCCACCGTCGAAAACTTTTTTGGCGAGGAAGAAATGATGACCAACTTTGGCAGCAACAACTACTCTACTTTCTTGCTCTTGCCTGAAGGCTACAACCCAGACGATTTGGAAAGCCAGTTCCCAAGCTTTTTGAACAACCATTTACAAACGACTTCCAACGGTATTAAACCTGAGCAATACAACAAATTTCACTTAATGCCGCTGACAGATATCCACCTGCACTCGCACCTCGATAGTGAAATTGAAGCCAATGGAGATATCGCCTATATCTATATTTACAGCGTAGTTGCGCTGTTTATTTTGCTCATTGCCGCCATCAATTTCATGAACCTTTCCACTGCGCGTTCGGTGAAGCGTTCCAAAGAAGTTGGCGTACGAAAAGTAATGGGGGCAAACAAGCTTACACTCATCAGGCAGTTTTTGGTAGAATCAATTATAGTTACCTTTTTGGCAGTGATATTGGCAATGGTCATCGTCACATTTGCCATGCCTTACTTCAACGATTTTGCCCAAAAAGCCATTGATTTGCACTTAAACGATCCCTTCATTTGGTTTACCTTGGCAGGCGTCACCATTTTGGTTGGGCTGATGGCAGGAAGCTATCCTGCTTTTGTACTTTCAAGTTTCCGCCCAATAGCAGTGCTCAAAGCCTTGCCCCAATCGGGTAAAAAAGGAGCTGGTTTGCGCTCAGCCTTAGTTGTTTTACAATTCACCATTTCCATTGCCCTCATAGTTGGCGTAGCCATTGTGCACCAACAGCTCGACTTTGTAAAAACCAAATCACTTGGCTTCGATGAAGCAAATATCCTTTCCCTTCCTTCTAGCGATGAAATAGGGGAACAATTTGACATGATAAAAGAGCAGTTAGAAGCTCATCCGGGTATAGTAAGTGTATCCAACTCTAGCCGAGTTCCTTCAGGTAGGTTGCTGGATTCGCAGGGCACTACTGCCGAAGTTGGTGGTGAAATGGTCGTGATCAATTCTAGAATAGCCGACATCCATGTGGGCCACGATTTCTTCAAAACCTATGGAATGGAAATAACAGAAGGACGTGGGTTCAACAAAGAAATTGCAAGTGACTCGTTGGACGCTTTTGTGTTGAACGAATCGGCCGTGAACGCCATAGGCTGGGAAAACCCAGAAGAAGCCATTAATAAAAAGATAACTTATGGAGGAAGGACAGGCTATTTGGCAGGGATAGTAAAAGATTTCCATTTCGAAAACTTGCGCCAGCCCATCGTGCCTATTATCTTCTTGGTTTCACCCCGTCGAAACAGAAATGTATCAATCAAATTCGTACCAGAAAAAAGGGATGAAGTAGTTGCCATGCTTCAAGAAAAATGGTCTTACCTACGCCCTGGCCATCCTTTCGACTACCAAGTAATTTCCGATAGGTTCGATCAGCAATACGGGGACGAAGAGCGTCTTAGCGAATTGATTACGCTATTTTCGGGCTTGGCCATCATTATCGCCTGCTTGGGCTTGTTCGGCTTAGCCTCTTTCACCGCCGAGCAGCGCACCAAAGAAATCGGGATCAGAAAAGTGTTAGGAGCTTCCGTAGGGCAAGTATTCATGTTGCTTATTAAAGGAATTGTTGCTTTAGTGGGAATTTCGCTCGTTTTGGCAAGCCCCATTGCCTATTATTTCATGGACCAATGGCTCGGGGAATTTGCCTACAGCACATCTATTAACCTCTGGGCATTTGTGATCGCCGGTGTAGTAGCCTTGCTCATTGCTATAAGCACAGTAGGCTACCAAGCCCTCAAAGCTGCTATAGCCAATCCAGTTAAATCGCTGAGGAGTGAATAA